Proteins found in one Zea mays cultivar B73 chromosome 1, Zm-B73-REFERENCE-NAM-5.0, whole genome shotgun sequence genomic segment:
- the LOC100282834 gene encoding PP2Ac-5 - Phosphatase 2A isoform 5 belonging to family 2 (The RefSeq protein has 2 substitutions compared to this genomic sequence), with product MDPMNVDNGGCGGLDAQIEQLMQCRPLAEQEVKALCEKAKEILMEESNVQPVKSPVTICGDIHGQFHDLVELFRIGGKCPDTNYLFMGDYVDRGYYSVETVTLLVALKVRYPHRITILRGNHESRQITQVYGFYDECLRKYGNANLWKTFTDLFDYFPLTALVESEIFCLHGGLSPSIENLDSVRSLDRVQEVPHEGPMCDLLWSDPDDRCGWGISPPGAGYTFGQDISEQFNHTNNLKLVARAHQLVMEGYNWAHEQKVVTIFSAPNYCYRCGNMASILEVDDCNSHTFIQFDPAPRRGEPDVTRRTPDYFL from the exons ATGGATCCCATGAACGTAGACAACGGCGGCTGCGGCGGCCTTGACGCGCAGATCGAGCAGCTGATGCAGTGCCGCCCGCTCGCCGAGCAGGAG GTTAAGGCCCTGTGCGAGAAGGCCAAGGAGATATTGATGGAGGAAAGCAACGTTCAG CCTGTCAAGAGTCCAGTTACAATATGTGGTGATATACATGGACAATTCCATGATCTTGTAGAGCTTTTCCGAATTGGTGGGAAG TGTCCAGACACCAATTACTTATTTATGGGGGATTATGTAGATCGTGGCTACTATTCTGTTGAGACTGTCACT CTGCTAGTAGCACTAAAAGTGAGGTACCCACATCGAATTACAATCCTTCGTGGAAACCATGAGAGTCGGCAG ATCACACAGGTGTATGGATTCTATGACGAATGTCTACGCAA GTATGGCAATGCAAATGTATGGAAGACATTTACGGATCTTTTTGATTATTTTCCTCTGACAGCTCTG GTGGAATCTGAGATTTTCTGCCTTCATGGTGGCTTATCCCCATCAATTGAAAATCTTGATAGTGTGCGCAGCTTAGATCGAGTCCAAGAGGTTCCTCATGAGGGACCTATGTGCGATCTTTTATGGTCAGATCCGGACGATCGATGTGGTTGGGGCATATCCCCACGTGGTGCTGGCTACACTTTTGGCCAG GACATATCGGAGCAGTTTAATCACACAAACAATCTCAAACTTGTAGCTCGGGCTCATCAATTAGTTATGGAGGGATATAACTGGGCTCAT GAACAGAAGGTTGTCACCATATTCAGTGCTCCAAACTATTGCTACCGATGCGGCAATATGGCATCCATTTTGGAAGTTGACGACTGCAATAGTCACACATTCATACAG TTTGACCCAGCCCCTAGGAGAGGCGAGCCAGATGTGACACGAAGAACACCGGACTATTTCCTTTGA
- the LOC100281098 gene encoding kelch motif family protein, which produces MRAAAGDAPPRRAGGIRVRVPLVESVSCHCRVDGGLKTVVSARKFVPGAKLCMQPDIIPNKRKSRSSRKERSKTQSPLLPGLPDELAISCLMRAARIEHPNMRLVCKRWNRLLSGNYYYSLRKKFGMAEEWIYVFKRDRDQKLSWYAFDPVNQLWKSLPPVPPEYSEAVGFGSAVLNGCYLYLFGGKDPVHGSMRRVVFYNARINKWLRAPDMLQKRHFFGSCVINNCLYVAGGECVGIQRILRSAEVYDPNRNRWSSIAEMSTGMVPSIGVVHDGKWYLKGLNSHRQVVSEVYLPASKMWSATGNEMVTGWRNPSISLNGHLYSADCRDGCKLRVYNREMGSWTRFIDTRHHMGSSRSLEAAAFVSLNGKLCIIRNNMSITIVDILDPTTATEVDSARMWEAFARKGQHRSSFMANLWLIITGRNLKTDIMHCQVLQV; this is translated from the exons ATGCGTGCGGCCGCCGGAGACGCCCCGCCGCGGCGTGCGGGGGGTATCCGCGTCCGTGTCCCACTG GTAGAGTCTGTCTCCTGCCACTGCAGGGTAGATGGAGGTCTTAAAACCGTTGTAAGTGCTAGGAAGTTTGTCCCCGGTGCAAAGCTGTGCATGCAACCTGATATCATACCAAACAAGCGCAAGTCAAGGAGCTCACGCAAGGAGAGATCCAAAACTCAATCACCACTGCTGCCTGGGCTTCCTGATGAACTGGCTATTTCCTGTCTCATGCGGGCTGCTCGGATCGAACACCCAAATATGCGGTTAGTCTGTAAACGATGGAACCGACTTTTGTCTGGAAATTATTATTACTCCTTGCGTAAGAAATTCGGCATGGCAGAAGAATGGATCTATGTCTTCAAAAGGGACCGTGATCAGAAGCTATCTTGGTATGCGTTTGATCCTGTAAACCAGCTCTGGAAGTCATTGCCTCCAGTTCCACCAGAGTATTCTGAAGCTGTTGGTTTTGGTAGTGCTGTTCTCAACGGATGCTATCTGTACTTATTTGGCGGCAAAGACCCAGTACATGGATCTATGAGGCGCGTTGTATTTTACAATGCTCGGATAAACAAATGGCTACGAGCTCCAGATATGCTGCAAAAACGGCACTTCTTTGGTTCTTGTGTCATAAACAACTGCCTTTATGTTGCTGGTGGAGAGTGTGTAGGGATACAGAGAATTCTAAGATCCGCTGAGGTATATGATCCGAACAGGAATAGATGGTCTAGCATTGCTGAAATGAGCACAGGAATGGTGCCCTCTATTGGAGTAGTACATGATGGCAAGTGGTATCTAAAAGGTCTAAATTCTCATCGCCAGGTCGTGAGTGAGGTCTATCTTCCAGCATCCAAAATGTGGTCAGCCACCGGTAATGAAATGGTAACGGGCTGGCGGAATCCAAGCATTTCCCTCAATGGGCATCTTTATTCTGCTGATTGTCGTGATGGCTGTAAGCTTCGAGTTTATAATAGAGAGATGGGATCATGGACAAGGTTCATTGACACCAGACACCATATGGGAAGCTCACGGTCTCTCGAAGCCGCAGCCTTTGTCTCCCTTAATGGGAAGCTCTGCATCATCCGTAACAATATGAGTATCACTATTGTTGATATATTGGACCCAACAACAGCTACTGAGGTCGACAGTGCGCGCATGTGGGAGGCTTTTGCTCGAAAGGGGCAGCACAGATCATCATTCATGGCAAACCTATGGTTAATCATCACAGGTCGTAATCTGAAGACAGACATTATGCATTGTCAGGTGCTCCAAGTTTGA